In Kwoniella pini CBS 10737 chromosome 2, complete sequence, a single genomic region encodes these proteins:
- a CDS encoding E1-like protein-activating enzyme Gsa7p/Apg7p, which produces MPILQFQPLSSRPTPSFWTSLTSYKLDKARLNDSEKWITGWLEEGRLVSDHHGNTSRDSTTPVGIDGALNVGGNAFGESTENYPAGSIPISGILKNFNTVEEFRKPETKKALFEDLTDKIVESFDTENPIFNLFLLVTFADLKKYKFHYWFAFPAIIATPAWTIDDEGLAVFAESDATEIRVLEAEMQRLEGHNRECFLVKGSTGNYSTAPLGRLRDFMANELSEKITVAFHDPSSSSSSPGWNLRNILYYLQSVYGKTELHVLCLRSGAGSRRGLLRLAPVPTPNIKPVAVGWERSKDGKLSSRIADLGSMMDPIQLAAQAVDLNLKLMKWRISPSLDLGRIAETRCLLLGAGTLGCYVARNLMAWGVRNITFVDSSTVSFSNPVRQPLFRFEDCLQGGQPKAICASERLKEIFPGVNATGRSFTIPMPGHPIPPSMVSTTREDIEKLENLISQNDVVFLLTDSRESRWLPTLLGKVQSKIVINAALGFDTYLVMRHGSNTTSDQELGCYFCNDVVAPTNSLTDRTLDQMCTVTRPGVAPLAAACATELLVTLLQHPLRLDAPAYSSSTSNGREQDLPFGEVPHQIRGSLNQWSNLLISGPAYKQCTACSSSVLEAYRNGGVDWLLQVFSDAKLLERVTGLDELHAASDNLLNDIDWQSDSSEGPESRWLPILNGKNQVKIVISTALGLDNYLVMRHGSAILPPICEELGKAFSATICRSHSFLDEQDVGSDEHKYSTGNHPVDCSGCNRAAGIPTISILSTPVYADVGRNSIDDRSLAFGQLIGELSKSPFCVGGIHADMHLGAGRLPARRRSMAATGLLASRCARSTDWLDDTDADGQIDSV; this is translated from the exons ATGcccattcttcaatttcaaccGCTATCGTCTCGTCCCACTCCTTCCTTCTGGACTTCCCTCACTTCCTATAAACTCGACAAGGCGCGACTCAATGACAGTGAGAAGTGGATCACAGGATGGCTTGAGGAAGGTAGGCTAGTAAGCGATCATCACGGCAACACTTCACGCGACAGTACCACCCCAGTCGGAATAGATGGAGCACTCAATGTTGGTGGCAATGCGTTCGGAGAATCAACAGAAAA CTACCCTGCAGGCTCCATACCTATCTCGGGAATCCTGAAGAACTTCAACACGGTGGAGGAGTTTCGCAAGCCTGAGACTAAGAAAGCTCTATTCGAGGACTTGACCGACAAG ATCGTCGAGTCTTTTGACACAGAAAACCCAATTTTCAATCTATTTCTTCTAGTGACCTTTGCAGACCTAAAAAAATATAAGTTCCATTACTGGTTCGCATTTCCCGCCATCATCGCGACTCCTGCATGGACCATTGATGACGAAGGATTGGCAGTTTTTGCCGAATCC GATGCCACGGAAATTCGAGTGTTAGAGGCTGAGATGCAGCGTCTTGAGGGCCATAATAGAGAATGCTTTCTAGTCAAAGGTTCGACTGGCAATTACAGCACCGCCCCTTTGGGCAGACTTCGGGATTTTATGGCCAATGAATTGTCtgagaag ATTACGGTCGCCTTCCATGACCCTTCCTCCTCGAGCTCAAGCCCTGGATGGAACCTGAGGAACATATTGTATTACCTACAATCAGTTTATGGGAAGACAGAATTACATGTGCTCTGCCTTCGGTCAGGTGCAGGTTCTCGAAGAGGTCTACTTAGACTAGCACCAGTGCCAACTCCAAACATCAAACCTGTGGCTGTTGGGTGGGAAAGAAGCAAAGATGGGAAGCTCTCGAGTAGGATCGCTGACCTTGGCTCAATGATGGATCCCATACA ATTAGCAGCGCAAGCCGTCGATTTGAAtctcaaattgatgaagtggCGGATCTCGCCATCACTTGATCTTGGTAGGATCGCCGAAACGAGGTGCCTGTTGCTCGGTGCGGGCACATTGGGGTGTTATGTAGCCCGTAATCTAATG GCGTGGGGAGTCCGAAACATCACCTTCGTGGACTCTTCCACCGTATCCTTTTCCAATCCAGTCCGCCAACCCCTTTTCCGTTTCGAGGATTGTTTGCAAGGCGGACAACCCAAAGCCATTTGTGCGTCTGAGAGGCTAAAAGAGATATTCCCCGGAGTA AATGCAACAGGACGCTCCTTCACAATACCTATGCCTGGTCATCCCATTCCTCCGTCTATGGTATCCACCACTCGGGAGGATATAGAAAAGCTTGAAAACCTCATTTCTCAGAACGATGTGGTTTTCCTTTTGACGGACTCAAGGGAATCTCGATGGCTGCCGACCCTTCTAGGCAAGGTACAGAGCAAGATCGTCATCAACGCCGCTCTGGGATTCGATACCTACCTCGTTATGCGACACGGCTCAAATACGACCTCTGATCAAGAACTAGGGTGTTACTTCTGCAACGATGTAGTTGCACCAACCAAT TCCTTGACAGATAGAACACTCGATCAGATGTGCACTGTGACAAGGCCTGGTGTAGCCCCACTAGCAGCAGCGTGTGCCACGGAATTGCTTGTAACATTACTGCAGCATCCTCTTCG CCTTGATGCACCCGCTTATTCATCATCGACAAGCAATGGGCGTGAGCAAGACCTTCCCTTCGGCGAAGTTCCGCATCAAATCCGAGGATCCCTGAACCAATGGAGTAACTTGCTTATCAGTGGCCCAGCTTATAAGCAGTGTACCGCCTGCAGCTCTTCA GTCCTGGAAGCGTATCGTAATGGAGGTGTAGACTGGCTCTTGCAAGTGTTTTCCGATGCTAAACTGCTGGAGCGAGTGACTGGATTAGACGAATTGCACGCCGCAAGCGATAATCTCCTGAACGACATCGACTGGCAGAGTGATAGCAGCGAAGGACC AGAGTCACGATGGCTACCTATCCTCAATGGCAAAAATCAAGTCAAAATAGTCATCAGTACGGCGTTAGGTCTCGACAATTACCTCGTCATGAGGCACGGATCAGCTATCCTTCCGCCGATAtgtgaagaattaggtaaagctTTTTCTGCAACGATCTGTCGCTCCCACAGCT TCCTCGACGAACAGGACGTTGGATCAGATGAGCACAAGTACTCGACTGGGAATCACCCCGTTGACTGCAGTGGCTGCAACCGAGCTGCTGGTATCCCTACTATCAGCATCCTTTCAA CACCGGTTTATGCGGATGTCGGGCGGAATTCGATTGACGACCGTTCATTGGCTTTTGGACAA CTCATCGGTGAGCTCTCCAAGTCCCCTTTCTGTGTCGGTGGTATACATGCTGACATGCATCTGGGTGCTGGGCGCTTACCGGcaaggagaagatcaatGGCTGCTACAGGTCTTCTTGCAAGCAGATGTGCTCGA AGTACAGACTGGCTGGATGACACCGACGCAGACGGACAGATTGATTCAGTATGA